One stretch of Chryseobacterium sp. LJ668 DNA includes these proteins:
- a CDS encoding DNA-deoxyinosine glycosylase, whose protein sequence is MRISSFPPIIDTNSKILILGSIPGVKSLEKQQYYGHPQNKFWKIIFELFHEEFTEDYIERIAVLKKYHLALWDTIDSCERKGSLDSEIKNEEANQIAELLEEYPNIQAIFCNGGKSYKNLQKILGKNFKIPMNLLPSTSPLHTVSFEKKLEDWKKILEFI, encoded by the coding sequence TTGAGAATCTCATCATTTCCGCCAATAATTGATACGAATTCTAAAATATTAATTCTAGGCTCTATTCCCGGAGTGAAATCTTTAGAAAAACAACAATATTACGGTCATCCTCAAAATAAATTCTGGAAAATTATTTTTGAACTATTTCATGAAGAATTTACTGAAGATTACATTGAAAGAATTGCTGTTTTAAAGAAATATCATCTTGCACTTTGGGACACCATCGATTCTTGTGAAAGAAAAGGAAGCCTGGATTCTGAAATTAAAAATGAAGAAGCCAATCAGATCGCTGAACTTTTAGAAGAATATCCAAATATACAAGCAATCTTTTGTAATGGTGGGAAGTCTTATAAAAATTTACAGAAGATTTTAGGCAAAAATTTTAAAATTCCAATGAATTTATTGCCCTCAACAAGTCCGCTTCACACGGTTTCCTTTGAAAAGAAACTAGAAGACTGGAAAAAGATTTTAGAATTTATTTAA
- a CDS encoding AIM24 family protein → MSKYSLEEFVKETKENPFERDYFELEKPALLEINLNNQAVWTKTGSMVGYIGNINFERQGMLAGGLGNLLKKALSGEGSKLMKAEGTGKLYVADSGKKVRILYLNNETLFVNGNDVLAHEQSIKSDITMLKSIAGMMSGGLFQVKLSGTGHIAITTHGEPLTLMVTPDAPVFTDPNATVAWSGNLSPELKTNVSFKSLMGRGSGEEFQMKFSGNGWVLIQPFEEIYVVAK, encoded by the coding sequence ATGAGCAAATATTCTTTAGAAGAATTCGTAAAAGAAACGAAAGAAAATCCATTTGAAAGAGACTATTTCGAACTGGAAAAACCTGCACTATTAGAAATTAACCTCAACAATCAGGCAGTCTGGACAAAAACAGGAAGCATGGTTGGATATATTGGAAATATTAATTTTGAAAGACAGGGAATGCTTGCCGGCGGACTTGGAAATCTCTTAAAAAAAGCACTCAGCGGGGAAGGTTCAAAACTGATGAAAGCTGAAGGCACCGGCAAATTGTACGTTGCAGATTCTGGTAAAAAAGTCAGAATTCTTTATTTAAATAACGAAACGCTTTTCGTGAATGGGAACGATGTTTTAGCGCATGAGCAAAGTATCAAAAGTGACATTACCATGTTAAAAAGCATTGCAGGAATGATGTCTGGTGGATTATTTCAGGTAAAACTTTCCGGAACAGGACACATTGCAATCACTACCCACGGCGAACCTTTGACTTTAATGGTTACTCCAGATGCTCCTGTTTTTACTGATCCCAATGCAACAGTTGCCTGGTCTGGAAATTTAAGTCCTGAACTAAAAACCAACGTTTCTTTTAAAAGTTTGATGGGAAGAGGAAGCGGCGAAGAATTCCAGATGAAATTTTCCGGAAATGGATGGGTGTTGATACAGCCTTTTGAGGAGATTTATGTGGTGGCAAAGTAA
- a CDS encoding DEAD/DEAH box helicase — translation MELESIYKKLQIQDMNQMQKSTYKTTENNTDVVLLSPTGSGKTLAFLFPVLRNLQKESTGIQALIVVPARELALQIEQVFKSMGSDFKVTVCYGGHDKKIEINNLKEAPAVLIGTPGRIAYHMRNKNLDVKTIKNLVLDEFDKALELGFHDDMEYIIENMYNLFQRILTSATSMDEIPKFTGLKDEKIVDFLKLGENKPDIQLRKVMTISEEKLDTLFHLICKIGNKRTLIFCNHRETVDRIADLLLDKGIARETFHGGMEQDERERALLKFRNDTARVLITTDLAARGLDVPEVESIVHYQLPTTEDAFIHRNGRTARMNAKGFAYLVMTEDEKFPFIKKDTPEESVKEFSKVPANPPFQTIYISAGKKDKVNKVDIVGYLLKKGELQKEDLGLIEVKDTTSYVAVSRTKVRELLKKLSTEKLKGKKVKMEVAY, via the coding sequence ATGGAATTAGAATCTATTTACAAAAAACTGCAGATTCAGGATATGAATCAAATGCAGAAATCTACATACAAAACTACGGAAAACAACACAGATGTTGTTTTACTTTCTCCTACAGGTTCAGGAAAAACACTTGCATTTTTATTTCCGGTTCTTAGAAATCTTCAAAAAGAATCTACAGGAATTCAGGCTCTGATTGTGGTTCCGGCGAGAGAACTGGCTTTGCAGATCGAGCAGGTTTTCAAATCAATGGGAAGTGATTTCAAAGTTACGGTTTGCTACGGTGGTCACGATAAAAAAATTGAGATCAACAATCTTAAGGAAGCTCCCGCTGTATTGATCGGAACTCCGGGAAGAATCGCCTATCACATGAGAAATAAAAATCTTGATGTGAAAACAATCAAAAATTTAGTTTTAGACGAATTTGATAAGGCTTTAGAATTAGGTTTTCATGATGATATGGAATATATTATTGAAAATATGTACAATCTTTTTCAGAGAATCCTGACCTCAGCAACTTCAATGGATGAAATTCCGAAGTTTACGGGTCTGAAAGATGAAAAAATAGTCGATTTCTTAAAATTAGGCGAAAATAAACCTGATATTCAATTAAGAAAAGTAATGACGATTTCAGAGGAAAAACTCGACACTTTATTTCATTTAATCTGTAAAATCGGGAACAAAAGAACCTTGATTTTTTGCAATCACAGAGAGACCGTTGACCGTATTGCTGATCTGCTTTTAGATAAAGGTATTGCGAGAGAAACCTTCCACGGCGGTATGGAACAGGATGAAAGAGAGCGCGCTCTTTTGAAATTCAGAAATGATACCGCGAGAGTTTTGATCACTACGGATCTGGCTGCACGAGGTTTGGATGTTCCGGAAGTTGAGTCGATTGTACATTATCAGCTGCCGACAACAGAAGATGCATTCATTCACAGAAACGGCCGTACAGCAAGAATGAACGCCAAAGGTTTTGCTTATTTGGTGATGACGGAAGATGAAAAATTTCCGTTCATTAAAAAAGATACTCCTGAAGAATCTGTAAAAGAATTTTCTAAAGTTCCCGCTAATCCGCCATTTCAGACGATTTACATTAGTGCCGGAAAAAAAGATAAGGTGAATAAAGTGGATATTGTAGGATATTTATTGAAAAAAGGCGAATTGCAGAAAGAAGATTTAGGTTTGATTGAAGTGAAAGATACGACTTCTTATGTTGCTGTTTCCAGAACTAAAGTAAGAGAATTATTGAAAAAACTGAGCACTGAAAAGCTGAAAGGTAAGAAAGTGAAAATGGAGGTTGCATACTAA
- a CDS encoding PaaI family thioesterase produces MTPEKRKLMTDSFNRSETLKFYSAELLEVETDFVSIKIPKMEMMTRTAGMFNGAMIASLVDVSSGYAAVSHYEQDCYVVTVELKVNYLRPAIGDALVSKAYVVKGGSKISVIRTEIYTVSNDRTSESHVATSLVTMMKIR; encoded by the coding sequence ATGACTCCTGAAAAAAGAAAACTCATGACCGACAGTTTCAACCGTTCAGAAACTTTGAAATTTTACAGCGCCGAACTTTTAGAAGTGGAAACCGATTTCGTCTCCATTAAAATCCCAAAAATGGAAATGATGACAAGAACCGCAGGAATGTTCAATGGTGCAATGATTGCTTCATTGGTAGATGTTTCGTCTGGTTATGCAGCTGTCAGTCATTACGAACAGGATTGCTATGTGGTGACTGTTGAATTAAAAGTAAATTATTTGCGACCTGCAATTGGTGATGCATTAGTTTCAAAAGCGTATGTGGTAAAAGGCGGAAGTAAGATCAGCGTAATCAGAACAGAAATTTATACGGTGAGCAACGATCGTACTTCAGAAAGCCATGTGGCAACTTCTTTGGTGACGATGATGAAAATTAGATAA
- a CDS encoding S9 family peptidase, which translates to MKLKHSLLALAAPFLMNAQQLMTPEILWTLKKVGVQAVSPDRSSLIYKVGQVDLKTEKTKNENYFLNVLNNQSSKIDLGKKALIQWDKNGLYAQEDDKIYLSKDSGKTWMDFYTIGEVDNVVISPDGKKIAFSKQVLVEKLMGKDKYSDTPKTTAQVYTDLNHRHWDYFNEGKYNHVFLVDTSSNIDSAKDLLEGKTWDSPQRPFGGAEDFVFSPDSTQLLYVTKPKSGKEYSTSTNTDIFAYDLASGTTKNLTETNKGYDVNPKFSPDGKSLLWQSMERDGYEADKNDIKLMDWKSGKLSNLTKTWDESVSGDVFWSGDSKNIYFTAAFKGTKQLFSVDTRSSKVQQITKGDFDVNEIFADQKNSLLVSKTDINHASEIFSVNLKTGELMPVTEANKDMYSKLAQGKSELKMVKTSDGKQMGVWFHYPPNFDPNKKYPTLVYCQGGPQSALTQFFSTRWNFALMAANGYIVVAPNRRGMPGWGTKWNEEISKDWGGQPIRDYLAATDFAKTLPYVDGDRVAAVGASYGGYSVFMLAGVHNNRFKTFIAHDGLFDMKSWYLTTEELWFANWDLGSPWEKPLPKAYTDFNPSNFVDKWNKPIMIVQGGIDFRVPYEQGQEAFQAAKLKGLKSKLVYFPNENHWVLHPQNGLVWQREFFDWLKETL; encoded by the coding sequence ATGAAACTTAAGCACAGTCTGCTCGCTTTGGCAGCTCCGTTTTTAATGAATGCACAACAATTAATGACCCCAGAGATTCTTTGGACTTTAAAAAAAGTCGGAGTACAGGCTGTTTCACCCGATCGGTCATCACTAATTTATAAAGTTGGACAAGTTGACTTAAAAACTGAAAAGACGAAAAACGAAAATTATTTTCTGAACGTACTCAATAATCAGTCTTCTAAAATTGATTTAGGCAAAAAAGCATTAATTCAATGGGATAAAAATGGATTGTATGCTCAGGAAGATGATAAAATCTATCTTTCGAAAGACAGCGGAAAAACCTGGATGGACTTTTACACAATCGGCGAGGTTGATAACGTCGTAATTTCTCCTGATGGAAAGAAAATAGCATTCAGCAAGCAGGTTTTGGTTGAAAAACTGATGGGCAAGGATAAATATTCAGATACTCCAAAAACCACGGCACAGGTTTATACCGATTTGAATCACAGACATTGGGACTATTTTAATGAAGGAAAATACAATCACGTTTTTCTAGTTGATACTTCTTCAAATATCGATTCTGCTAAAGATTTACTGGAAGGAAAAACATGGGATTCTCCTCAAAGGCCTTTCGGCGGAGCGGAAGATTTCGTTTTCAGCCCAGATTCTACACAACTTTTATATGTAACAAAACCAAAAAGTGGAAAGGAGTATTCAACAAGCACGAATACCGATATTTTTGCTTACGATTTGGCTTCAGGAACAACGAAAAATTTAACGGAAACCAATAAAGGATATGACGTAAATCCGAAATTCAGCCCCGATGGAAAATCTCTGCTTTGGCAAAGTATGGAAAGAGACGGTTACGAAGCGGATAAAAATGACATCAAACTGATGGACTGGAAATCTGGAAAATTATCAAACCTTACAAAAACATGGGACGAAAGCGTTTCTGGAGATGTTTTCTGGAGCGGGGATTCCAAAAATATTTATTTCACGGCAGCTTTCAAAGGGACAAAACAATTGTTTTCTGTAGATACTAGATCTTCAAAAGTTCAGCAGATTACAAAAGGGGATTTTGATGTTAATGAGATTTTTGCTGACCAAAAAAATTCACTTTTAGTTTCAAAAACAGATATCAATCATGCATCAGAAATATTCTCTGTAAATCTTAAAACCGGTGAGCTAATGCCGGTTACAGAAGCTAATAAAGATATGTATTCGAAATTGGCTCAGGGAAAATCTGAATTAAAGATGGTAAAAACTTCGGATGGAAAACAAATGGGAGTATGGTTTCATTATCCACCCAACTTTGACCCGAATAAAAAATATCCGACTTTGGTATATTGTCAAGGTGGTCCACAATCTGCTCTAACGCAGTTTTTCAGTACAAGATGGAACTTTGCTTTAATGGCTGCGAATGGATACATTGTCGTAGCACCCAACCGTCGCGGAATGCCGGGTTGGGGAACAAAATGGAATGAAGAAATTTCAAAAGACTGGGGCGGCCAGCCAATAAGAGATTATCTTGCTGCAACAGATTTTGCGAAAACCTTACCGTATGTGGATGGTGATAGAGTAGCGGCTGTCGGCGCAAGTTATGGGGGTTATAGTGTTTTTATGCTGGCTGGAGTTCATAACAACAGATTCAAAACATTCATTGCTCACGACGGGTTATTTGATATGAAATCTTGGTATCTTACAACAGAAGAGCTTTGGTTTGCCAATTGGGATTTGGGTTCGCCTTGGGAAAAGCCTCTTCCAAAAGCATACACAGATTTTAATCCGAGTAATTTTGTTGATAAATGGAATAAGCCGATCATGATTGTGCAAGGCGGAATTGATTTCCGTGTCCCTTACGAGCAAGGTCAGGAAGCTTTCCAAGCGGCAAAATTGAAAGGCTTAAAATCTAAATTGGTATATTTTCCAAATGAAAATCATTGGGTTCTTCACCCGCAAAACGGTCTTGTTTGGCAGAGAGAATTCTTTGATTGGCTGAAAGAAACTTTGTAA
- the queA gene encoding tRNA preQ1(34) S-adenosylmethionine ribosyltransferase-isomerase QueA, translating to MKTSDFNFDLPEELLAEHPSEHRDESRLMVLDRKTQTIEHKTFKDVVDYFDEKDLFIFNNTKVFPARLYGNKEKTGAKIEVFLLRELDKETRVWDVLVDPARKIRIGNKLFFTEDESLVAEVIDNTTSRGRTLRFLFDGSYEEFRTKLKELGETPLPKYIKRDVEPEDAERYQTIYAKVEGAVAAPTAGLHFSRHLMKRLEIKGIDFAEVTLHVGLGTFNPIEVEDLSKHKMESEEIIIDEVNAEIINKAVQENRRVCAVGTTTMRAIETSVSSNRKISAFNGWTNKFIYPPHDFGVANTMITNFHTPKSTLMMMIAAFAGKDFLMQAYEEAVREKYKFYSYGDAMLIL from the coding sequence ATGAAGACATCCGATTTTAATTTTGATCTCCCTGAAGAATTATTGGCAGAACATCCGTCTGAACACAGAGACGAGTCGAGGCTGATGGTTCTTGATAGAAAAACTCAAACGATAGAGCACAAAACATTCAAAGATGTTGTAGATTATTTTGATGAAAAAGATTTGTTCATTTTCAATAATACTAAAGTTTTCCCGGCACGTCTTTACGGAAATAAAGAAAAAACAGGAGCTAAAATCGAAGTTTTTCTTTTAAGAGAGCTTGATAAAGAAACCCGCGTTTGGGATGTTTTGGTAGATCCTGCAAGAAAAATAAGAATTGGTAATAAATTATTCTTTACTGAAGACGAATCTTTAGTGGCTGAGGTAATCGATAATACCACCTCAAGAGGTAGAACGCTAAGGTTTTTATTCGACGGTTCGTACGAAGAATTCAGAACTAAATTGAAAGAATTAGGAGAAACTCCGCTTCCAAAATATATCAAAAGAGATGTTGAGCCTGAAGATGCTGAAAGATATCAGACGATTTATGCAAAAGTAGAAGGAGCTGTTGCGGCGCCAACTGCAGGTCTGCATTTCTCAAGACATTTGATGAAAAGACTTGAAATTAAGGGAATTGATTTCGCTGAAGTAACGCTGCATGTAGGCTTGGGAACGTTCAACCCGATCGAAGTAGAAGATCTTTCAAAACACAAAATGGAATCTGAAGAAATCATTATCGATGAGGTAAATGCTGAAATCATTAACAAAGCTGTTCAGGAAAACAGAAGAGTATGTGCAGTAGGTACTACAACGATGAGAGCAATTGAAACTTCAGTTTCTTCTAACAGAAAAATATCTGCATTTAATGGCTGGACGAATAAATTTATTTATCCGCCTCACGATTTTGGAGTTGCCAATACTATGATCACCAATTTCCATACGCCAAAATCTACTCTGATGATGATGATTGCAGCGTTTGCAGGAAAAGATTTCTTAATGCAGGCATACGAAGAAGCAGTAAGAGAAAAGTACAAATTCTATTCTTACGGTGACGCAATGCTGATCCTTTAA
- a CDS encoding helix-hairpin-helix domain-containing protein: protein MMKKNYYQKLAILGMLLLILLAFQKYTEKSDNSFPTVTFISESLPLESLSEFDPNDLDENQWQKLGFSEKQTTTILKYKKIVGGKFLSKEQFKKCYAISEEKFSQLETFLLLPETNSDAKPENLAFKNYEKKSLNITKKFNPDQLSQNDWEKMGFSEKQAAAILKYKSYLGGSFVSKEKFKECFIISEKNYATLQPYLLLPAKTPDNFNSYAGKSHSFKSKAPQTSFDPNTLDVNGWMALGFSEKQANVIVNYRDRNLKGSFKTLEDIKNCFVISAEKFEELKPFIRLNSSTMAKNSADKKPEPKQEKTDFSKVDMNSITFKQLIEFGLDEKSAGSMIGFRKKLGGFMTKEQILETYNIDKELVQKLLAIAPLDNSKVERYSLVDAPEEWLKNHPYFKYSADKIIFYRLSNPDDKKIWKFLKTKPEYEARMRLYIK from the coding sequence ATGATGAAAAAAAATTATTACCAGAAGCTGGCAATACTTGGTATGCTGCTTCTCATATTGCTTGCATTTCAAAAATATACCGAAAAATCTGATAACTCATTTCCTACTGTCACTTTTATTTCTGAGAGTTTACCGTTAGAATCATTATCTGAATTTGATCCAAACGATTTAGATGAAAACCAATGGCAAAAGCTTGGATTCTCTGAGAAACAAACCACAACTATTTTAAAATACAAGAAAATTGTCGGCGGAAAATTTCTATCCAAAGAACAGTTTAAAAAATGCTATGCAATTTCTGAAGAAAAATTCTCGCAGCTTGAAACATTTCTTTTGCTTCCCGAAACGAATTCTGATGCAAAACCGGAAAATTTAGCATTTAAAAATTACGAAAAGAAATCTTTAAACATCACAAAGAAATTTAATCCCGATCAGCTTTCTCAAAATGATTGGGAAAAGATGGGATTTTCTGAGAAACAGGCCGCAGCGATTTTAAAATACAAAAGTTATCTCGGCGGAAGTTTTGTCAGTAAAGAGAAATTCAAAGAATGCTTCATCATCAGTGAAAAAAATTATGCCACACTCCAACCTTATCTGCTTCTTCCAGCTAAAACTCCGGATAATTTTAATTCTTATGCAGGAAAATCTCATTCATTTAAATCTAAAGCTCCGCAAACTTCTTTTGACCCCAATACTTTGGATGTGAATGGCTGGATGGCTTTGGGATTTTCTGAAAAGCAAGCGAATGTGATTGTCAATTACCGTGACAGAAATCTGAAAGGAAGCTTTAAAACTTTAGAAGACATTAAAAACTGTTTTGTGATTTCAGCAGAAAAATTTGAAGAACTGAAGCCATTTATCAGATTAAATTCTTCCACCATGGCAAAAAATTCTGCTGATAAAAAACCTGAGCCAAAACAAGAAAAAACAGATTTCTCCAAGGTTGATATGAATTCAATTACATTTAAGCAGCTTATTGAATTTGGTCTGGATGAAAAAAGTGCCGGTTCTATGATTGGTTTCAGAAAAAAACTGGGTGGTTTTATGACGAAAGAACAGATTCTTGAAACCTATAATATCGACAAAGAATTAGTTCAAAAATTGTTAGCCATCGCTCCGCTTGACAATTCTAAAGTCGAAAGATATTCTTTGGTGGATGCACCTGAAGAATGGCTTAAAAATCATCCATACTTTAAATATTCTGCAGATAAAATTATTTTTTACCGGCTAAGCAATCCTGATGATAAGAAAATTTGGAAATTCCTCAAAACAAAACCTGAGTATGAAGCGAGGATGAGGCTTTATATAAAGTAG
- a CDS encoding chitobiase/beta-hexosaminidase C-terminal domain-containing protein, translating to MKKKLFSVFIFISIFCSSQINMIPAGTHYDNAYPVTISGNGTIYYTTDGSTPTFSSSSGTNNVQITINQNKEIKAFLMDGQGNVSPVFARKYYTGTLPLATIYFKPPSTWTNGACVITDMVNPNSVNGGVVDIFWPGPQMQNTGCDGWYKFGGYYENANLTFTNCFMMNIPPAAISTNTIPAGSIIYYDFTNGAISNPPSCLFLSTSENKSRNFMMVKIYPNPVTDILKINSNIDFRAYEIVDISGKIISSNKFSSKEISVTHIISGNYFIKLKDGKGNETLLKFLKK from the coding sequence ATGAAAAAAAAATTATTTTCTGTATTCATTTTCATTTCTATTTTCTGTTCTTCACAAATCAATATGATTCCTGCTGGGACGCATTATGACAATGCTTATCCGGTAACTATTTCCGGAAACGGAACAATTTATTACACGACAGACGGAAGCACACCGACATTCAGTTCCAGCTCAGGAACAAACAATGTGCAGATCACTATTAATCAAAATAAAGAAATTAAAGCATTTTTGATGGACGGACAGGGAAATGTTTCACCTGTGTTCGCCAGAAAATATTATACCGGAACTCTCCCACTCGCTACCATTTACTTTAAACCTCCTTCTACATGGACTAACGGAGCTTGTGTAATAACTGATATGGTGAATCCCAATTCTGTAAACGGAGGAGTTGTTGATATTTTCTGGCCCGGACCCCAAATGCAGAATACAGGATGTGACGGTTGGTATAAGTTTGGAGGTTATTATGAAAATGCTAATTTGACTTTTACCAATTGTTTTATGATGAATATTCCTCCAGCAGCTATCAGTACCAACACAATTCCTGCAGGAAGTATAATATATTACGACTTTACTAATGGAGCAATCAGCAATCCGCCTTCATGCTTATTTTTAAGTACCTCAGAAAACAAGAGCAGAAATTTTATGATGGTTAAAATTTATCCAAATCCAGTTACAGATATTTTAAAGATCAATTCTAATATAGATTTTAGAGCATATGAAATTGTGGATATAAGCGGAAAAATCATTAGTTCAAACAAATTTTCTTCAAAAGAAATATCTGTCACCCATATTATTTCAGGAAATTATTTTATAAAACTGAAGGATGGAAAAGGAAATGAAACTTTACTGAAATTTCTGAAAAAATAA
- a CDS encoding MerR family transcriptional regulator, whose protein sequence is MKTNLPDKLYYSIGEVAKAFDVNASLLRYWEQEFPIIKPKKNKKGNRYFTPEDIKNLKIIYHLVKEKGYTLDGARIALTTNSKISETVTLIDRLEFVKAELIKLKDSLVEKDSE, encoded by the coding sequence ATGAAGACAAATTTACCCGACAAACTGTATTATTCGATAGGAGAAGTTGCCAAGGCCTTCGACGTAAACGCTTCATTATTGCGATATTGGGAACAGGAATTTCCAATTATCAAACCTAAGAAAAACAAAAAAGGAAACCGATATTTCACTCCGGAAGATATTAAAAACCTGAAAATCATTTATCATTTGGTGAAAGAAAAAGGTTATACCCTGGATGGAGCGAGAATTGCACTCACTACCAATTCGAAGATTTCTGAAACCGTAACTTTAATCGACCGACTGGAGTTTGTAAAAGCAGAATTGATAAAGCTGAAGGATTCTTTGGTAGAAAAAGATTCAGAATAA
- a CDS encoding phage holin family protein — MNLLFRLLITAIVAFLLTKLLPGVHFDGFSTAIIFAVVLALLNLIVKPILNLFGLPLTIITLGFFALVINALIILIADYFINSMVVDGFWWAFLFSILLSVITSLANSMISDGDK, encoded by the coding sequence ATGAATTTACTATTTCGTTTGCTGATCACTGCTATTGTAGCATTTTTACTGACCAAACTTTTACCGGGAGTACATTTCGATGGTTTTTCCACAGCCATCATTTTCGCAGTTGTTTTGGCACTTTTAAATTTAATTGTAAAACCCATTTTAAATCTTTTTGGTCTTCCTCTGACCATCATTACATTGGGCTTCTTTGCATTAGTAATTAATGCTCTGATTATTCTCATTGCAGATTATTTTATCAACAGCATGGTTGTTGATGGTTTCTGGTGGGCATTTTTATTCAGTATTTTACTCTCTGTAATCACATCATTGGCCAATTCAATGATATCCGATGGAGATAAATAA
- a CDS encoding SMP-30/gluconolactonase/LRE family protein — MKNILNAGILGLVLAFLSCKSQNYNAMFENTEPKLISDQFAFTEGPSADKEGNVYFTDQPNDKIYFWDWKNNKISLFLDKTGRANGTYFDQNDNLITCSDNDGEIWKISKDKSIQVLSKGFEGKRLNGPNDLWLDGNGGIYFTDPLYERDYWKNFKVEIPEKNLYYRNKNGKISKLETFTQPNGIIGSIQLKKLYVSDIDAGKTYVYDILDEGKLSEKKLFCEMGSDGMTLDKEGNVYLTGDGVIVFNSKGEKVHHIKIPEDWTGNVTFGGEKNNVLFITASKSVYILPTKTGRIK; from the coding sequence ATGAAAAATATTCTGAATGCAGGTATTCTTGGTTTGGTTTTGGCATTTCTCAGTTGCAAATCACAAAATTATAATGCTATGTTTGAAAATACAGAACCAAAATTAATTTCAGACCAATTTGCGTTTACGGAAGGTCCTTCGGCTGATAAAGAAGGAAATGTATACTTCACCGATCAGCCGAATGATAAAATTTATTTCTGGGATTGGAAAAACAACAAAATATCTTTATTTTTAGATAAAACAGGCCGTGCGAACGGAACATATTTCGATCAAAATGATAACTTAATTACTTGCTCAGACAACGACGGCGAAATCTGGAAAATCTCTAAAGATAAGTCTATTCAAGTTTTATCTAAAGGTTTTGAAGGTAAAAGATTAAACGGCCCCAACGACCTCTGGCTTGATGGAAATGGCGGAATTTACTTCACTGATCCTTTATATGAAAGAGATTACTGGAAAAATTTCAAGGTTGAAATTCCTGAGAAAAATCTGTATTACAGAAATAAAAACGGCAAAATTTCAAAGTTGGAAACGTTTACACAACCGAATGGAATTATCGGAAGTATTCAGTTGAAAAAATTGTACGTGTCAGATATTGATGCCGGAAAAACCTATGTTTACGATATTTTAGACGAAGGAAAACTTTCAGAAAAAAAGTTGTTTTGCGAAATGGGTTCAGACGGAATGACGCTCGACAAAGAAGGAAATGTCTACTTAACAGGAGACGGTGTGATAGTTTTTAATTCAAAAGGTGAAAAAGTTCATCACATCAAAATTCCTGAAGACTGGACAGGAAATGTGACGTTTGGCGGAGAAAAAAATAATGTTTTATTTATCACCGCTTCAAAATCAGTCTACATTTTACCAACAAAAACGGGTAGAATAAAATGA